Proteins from one Oscillatoria nigro-viridis PCC 7112 genomic window:
- a CDS encoding protein phosphatase 2C domain-containing protein: MISSFSEPIYCPNLSCADPRNTFGRQHCAACETDLIYRYLWVVGQAAEEVPVGKVIADRYFVIAPQIWLDSRPALPPSVPEQLPDTIMPYLHLYPQRLHTPEVYGFCSLGESPEAAEVLLLENVPINNFGRLYPSILEAWSGTTGARQVYWLWQMLQLWRPLSEQGVASSLLVPENLRVEGWRVRLLELHRGNFVPTLRDLGDVWSGLVESAEPEVQPKLGEICQFMRRSSMNFDAIALELNDLLLEQAAKLPLHLEVVGMTDTGPQRSQNEDSCYPTAADFQFSKTSGGEKLIPYLTMVCDGVGGHEGGEVASQLAVQSLKALIQNLLAEITQQEELMTPTMVIKQLEEIVRVVNNVISAQNNEQGKELRQRMGTTLVMALQLPQKVKISEDLPSNNSHELYVVNVGDSRAYWIGKNYCHRLTVDDDVASREVEQGHCLYWETQLRADAGALTQALGTRDGDFLRPTIQRFIVEEEGLLLLCSDGLSDNDWVEKSWENYGPEVLEGKMSLEAAVQSWIRLANEKNGYDNTSVVATHCRMSPERLVLFDPTVASAPASTPVSASVSLPPSLAASLQKSGRIPESQLSESSKQLLYPETPPAPEPVQKRRSKLPLSLLGVLGLILAGGGLGLWVQSLQSPQPDPAQLPPPPETPAPSPSESPSPRAESPSPSPESSPSESPSPRAESPSPSPESSPAESPRPEEAETPLPSPE, encoded by the coding sequence ATGATCAGCAGTTTCTCCGAACCCATTTATTGCCCGAATCTTAGCTGTGCCGATCCCCGCAATACCTTTGGCCGCCAGCACTGTGCAGCTTGCGAAACCGATTTAATTTATCGATATTTGTGGGTGGTGGGGCAAGCAGCCGAGGAAGTGCCGGTGGGTAAGGTAATAGCCGATCGATACTTTGTCATTGCACCCCAAATCTGGCTCGACAGCCGTCCAGCATTGCCTCCGAGCGTCCCGGAACAACTGCCGGATACGATTATGCCTTACCTGCATTTGTATCCCCAACGGCTGCATACGCCTGAAGTATACGGTTTTTGTTCGCTGGGGGAATCACCGGAAGCCGCAGAGGTGCTGTTGTTGGAAAATGTGCCCATCAATAATTTCGGTCGCCTGTATCCTTCTATTTTAGAAGCTTGGTCTGGGACAACCGGGGCGCGCCAAGTATACTGGCTGTGGCAAATGCTCCAACTGTGGAGGCCGCTATCGGAACAGGGAGTCGCTTCGAGTTTGCTGGTACCGGAAAATTTGCGGGTGGAAGGTTGGCGGGTACGGCTGCTGGAACTGCACCGGGGCAATTTTGTACCGACGCTGCGGGATTTGGGAGATGTGTGGTCAGGTTTGGTAGAATCGGCCGAGCCCGAGGTGCAGCCGAAACTCGGAGAGATTTGTCAGTTTATGCGCCGCAGCAGCATGAATTTCGACGCGATCGCCCTGGAACTAAACGATTTACTATTAGAACAAGCCGCTAAATTGCCTCTGCACTTAGAAGTAGTCGGCATGACCGATACCGGGCCGCAGCGCTCCCAAAATGAAGACAGTTGCTATCCAACTGCTGCTGATTTTCAATTTAGCAAAACTTCAGGGGGCGAGAAACTAATTCCTTACTTGACAATGGTTTGCGACGGGGTTGGAGGCCACGAAGGAGGAGAAGTTGCCAGTCAATTAGCCGTGCAGTCCCTGAAAGCTTTAATCCAAAATTTGCTCGCAGAAATCACTCAACAAGAAGAGTTGATGACTCCAACAATGGTCATCAAGCAACTCGAAGAAATAGTCAGAGTTGTGAATAATGTGATTTCCGCTCAAAATAACGAGCAGGGAAAAGAGTTGCGGCAGCGGATGGGGACGACTTTGGTGATGGCCCTCCAGTTGCCTCAAAAAGTGAAAATTTCCGAGGATTTGCCCTCGAATAACAGTCACGAACTTTATGTAGTCAATGTTGGAGACAGCCGCGCTTATTGGATTGGTAAAAATTACTGTCACCGGCTGACTGTGGACGACGACGTAGCCTCAAGGGAAGTCGAGCAAGGACATTGTTTATACTGGGAGACTCAACTGCGAGCCGATGCAGGAGCCCTGACTCAAGCTTTGGGAACGCGGGACGGCGATTTCCTGCGCCCGACGATTCAGCGATTTATTGTCGAAGAGGAAGGCTTACTGCTGCTGTGTTCCGATGGTTTGAGCGACAACGACTGGGTGGAGAAATCTTGGGAGAATTACGGCCCAGAGGTGCTCGAGGGCAAAATGTCTTTGGAAGCCGCGGTTCAGTCTTGGATTCGTCTCGCCAACGAGAAAAACGGTTACGATAACACCTCCGTGGTGGCGACTCACTGTCGGATGTCGCCGGAGAGATTGGTACTGTTCGATCCGACGGTGGCCTCAGCGCCGGCGTCAACGCCAGTTTCAGCCTCGGTGTCGCTGCCGCCTTCCCTCGCGGCATCCCTCCAGAAGTCGGGAAGGATTCCAGAATCTCAGCTTTCAGAATCGTCCAAACAGTTGTTGTACCCCGAAACTCCCCCCGCCCCGGAACCCGTTCAAAAACGGCGATCGAAGCTGCCGCTGTCCCTACTGGGGGTCTTGGGGCTGATATTAGCCGGCGGCGGTTTAGGTTTGTGGGTGCAAAGCCTCCAAAGCCCCCAACCAGATCCCGCACAACTTCCGCCACCGCCGGAAACTCCCGCCCCAAGTCCTTCGGAGAGTCCCTCGCCCCGGGCCGAGAGTCCCTCGCCGTCGCCCGAATCGAGTCCTTCGGAGAGTCCCTCGCCCCGGGCCGAGAGTCCCTCGCCGTCGCCCGAATCGAGTCCTGCGGAGAGTCCGCGGCCCGAAGAAGCGGAAACTCCTTTGCCCTCACCGGAGTAA